Proteins encoded within one genomic window of Psilocybe cubensis strain MGC-MH-2018 chromosome 2, whole genome shotgun sequence:
- a CDS encoding Tetratricopeptide repeat protein 1 — protein MDDVSPPGRSVDIELGGQEVITIELDNLDPNPDDVLDLLKDGQCTVYVWTKLAGEYWRRGYLEAAERIATTAIEWSLPPIYALLANLQIAYARKAPKLILEEAQQDIMTSEKPKDDYYREAALYLNTGEKVGSESGEGVSGTLAFLTRGIQQLATRSMDDAMRSFEGVLAEKPTNLVALLGKARILYARRNYKEALRLFQDVLRYNPTCIPDPRIGIGLCFWAMDQKSHAKAAWERSLELNPSEGAAQLLLGIESINASKNPKLPESQKAKSFVAGTKLIEKSFQSNNRSAAAANALCELFLRKGNLPRALKLAERTIQFADTLTILTEGYLRAGRVSHASGSLSRATKFYNAAIEGQPNHIIGAIGMAQMQILNDEMAAAIHTLDTLIQPPNPQRSLEATVMLASLRAYPRPGVSSADLAQEKTRARELFDRVSKTLELEDAGANGALLSKTSRGIAEDIEMHAEIARLWQDENLDRMGKALKEALRISQSSEDIDPRLVNNIGVLHHLEGQLVEAQRMYENALTTAASMNSDAAEGLSTTVLYNLARVYEDSGQDKLATDAYEKLLSRHPEYIDAKIRQAQMLTNINRVNDAHELIKQALVSQSNNLNLRAYYTYFLIHSNSLKTAKDFIFSTLRDQDKHDVYSFCAVAWIHYNQARENRDTTTKGIEERKKNFQRSAEFYEKALQYDPTCAFAAQGLAIITAEDALGSMGGALARVSAYDEAQQRLQNAREALDVFAKVRESINDGSVYLNIGHCYYARDEFDRAIESYETASTRFYNGQNVPTLLCLCRSWYAKAMKDQSYVAMKTALKYAEAALHIHPNDKANVYNVAMIQQKSAELLFSINVAKRTLKDLQKAIDSATHAQKIFASLAADKSAAVPYDRDIADNRRKYGDGMLRKAEEHLKNQRQHEMETRSKIEAARQRRQEEKERQDALERERAEKLRIEAEKLAEERRLAREQALEWTREVRMESDEERERKVTKKKKPKAEIISGDEAEPKAPKKRRGKLKKASSDHDHEGDVDQTMFSEDEDIEKPAKKRIAKKRVVRDEDEEDDASRPKKQFKSKAMISDSDDEMS, from the exons ATGGATGATGTCTCTCCTCCTGGGCGTTCGGTTGACATTGAACTCGGAGGGCAAGAAGTTATCACCATTGAGCTGGACAACTTGGACCCCAACCCCGACGACGTCCTCGACCTTCTAAAAGATGGACAATGTACTGTTTACGTTTGGACAAAACTTGCAGGCGAATATTGGCGACGAGGCTATCTGGAAGCGGCGGAAAGGATAGCTACAACCGCCATAGAAT GGTCTCTGCCTCCAATATATGCCCTACTTGCCAACCTCCAAATCGCATACGCCCGTAAAGCGCCTAAACTCATACTTGAGGAAGCTC AACAGGATATAATGACATCCGAGAAGCCGAAAGACGACTACTATAGAGAAGCTGCTTTATATTTGAATACTGGAGAGAAGGTTGGATCTGAGTCTGGTGAGGGAGTGAGCGGAACGTTAGCTTTCCTGACTCGAG GCATTCAGCAACTAGCGACACGGTCTATGGATGATGCTATGCGATCCTTTGAAGGGGTATTGGCCGAAAAGCCTACGAATCTTGTCGCATTGCTTGGAAAG GCCAGAATACTTTACGCGCGTCGCAATTATAAGGAAGCTCTTCGACTGTTCCAGGACGTGCTACGATATAATCCCACATGCATACCAGACCCTCGGATTGGTATAGGGCTTTGTTTCTGGGCAATGGATCAAAAGTCTCATGCAAAAGCAGCATGGGAAAGAAGTTTGGAGTTG AATCCTTCTGAAGGGGCAGCACAACTTCTTCTTGGTATAGAGTCGATCAACGCCAGCAAGAATCCTAAATTACCAgaatcccaaaaggccaaaTCATTCGTGGCCGGCACAAAACTGATTGAAAAGTCTTTCCAGTCTAACAACCGAAGTGCAGCCGCGGCAAATGCCCTCTGCGAACTATTTCTACGGAAGGGGAACTTGCCTCGA GCTCTAAAACTTGCGGAACGGACGATTCAGTTTGCAGACACTTTGACAATTCTCACTGAAGGCTATCTGCGTGCTGGACGCGTTTCACACGCCAGTGGTTCGCTATCCCGAGCCACCAAATTTTACAATGCTGCTATCGAAGGGCAACCTAATCATATAATTGGTGCCATTGGCATGGCACAGATGCAAATACTCAATG ATGAAATGGCGGCAGCTATTCACACGCTCGACACCCTGATTCAACCTCCTAACCCCCAACGATCCCTCGAAGCAACAGTCATGCTTGCATCCCTTAGAGCATATCCCCGCCCTGGTGTCTCAAGTGCCGATTTGGCTCAGGAAAAAACCCGTGCTAGAGAACTTTTTGATCGTGTTAGCAAGACATTGGAACTTGAAGACGCCGGTGCCAACGGAGCTCTTCTCAGCAAAACGTCTCGTGGAATTGCCGAAGATATCGAAATGCACGCCGAGATTGCTCGTTTGTGGCAAGATGAGAATTTAGATCGCATGGGCAAGGCGTTGAAGGAGGCACTGAGAATCAGTCAATCTTCTGAAGACATCGATCCACGATTGGTCAACAATATTGGTGTTCTTCACCATCTGGAAGGACAACTCGTGGAAGCTCAGAGGATGTACGAGAATGCCCTTACAACTGCAGCTTCCATGAACTCAGATGCTGCAGAAGGGTTGTCGACAACAGTCCTGTATAACCTTGCTCGCGTCTATGAAGACTCGGGACAAGATAAACTGGCCACTGATGCCTACGAAAAACTTCTCTCACGACACCCCGAGTATATCGACG CAAAAATTCGACAAGCGCAAATGCTTACTAATATCAACCGAGTTAACGATGCTCACGAACTGATAAAGCAAGCTCTTGTGTCGCAAAGCAACAACCTCAATTTACGCGCCTATTACACATATTTCCTAATTCATAGCAACTCCCTCAAAACCGCTAAGGATTTTATTTTCAGTACTCTCCGAGATCAAGACAAGCACGATGTTTATTCCTTCTGCGCGGTTGCTTGGATTCATTACAATCAAGCTCGAGAGAACCGTGACACGACGACAAAAGGAATTGAGGAGCGGAAGAAAAACTTCCAGCGTTCTGCCGAATTTTACGAAAAGGCATTGCAGTATGATCCTACTTGTGCTTTTGCTGCACAAGGTCTTGCGATCATTACTGCTGAAGATGCCCTCGGCTCCATGGGCGGTGCTTTGGCTCGTGTATCGGCATATGACGAAGCTCAACAACGATTGCAGAACGCCCGAGAAGCGTTAGATGTTTTTGCTAAAGTCAGAGAgtcaatcaacgacggcagTGTTTACTTGAACATCGGACATTGTTACTATGCCAGAGATGAGTTCGATCGTGCTATTGAAAGT TATGAAACTGCTTCCACAAGATTTTACAACGGGCAGAATGTGCCTACTTTGCTCTGCTTATGCCGGTCATGGTATGCTAAAGCCATGAAAGACCAATCATATGTCGCCATGAAGACTGCTCTGAAATATGCAGAAGCT GCTCTACACATACACCCCAACGACAAGGCCAACGTCTATAACGTCGCCATGATCCAGCAGAAATCGGCGGAATTACTCTTCTCCATCAACGTGGCCAAGCGCACTCTTAAAGACCTGCAGAAAGCCATTGACTCAGCTACACATGCTCAAAA AATTTTTGCATCGTTAGCTGCTGATAAATCAGCCGCAGTTCCTTACGACCGTGACATTGCTGACAATCGACGGAAGTACGGTGATGGTATGTTAAGGAAGGCAGAGGAACATCTTAAAAATCAGCGGCAACACGAGATGGAGACTCGGTCTAAAATTGAAGCTGCAAGGCAGAGACGTCAGGAAGAAAAGGAGCGTCAAGATGCGTTGGAG CGTGAAAGAGCCGAGAAACTGCGCATTGAAGCCGAGAAACTTGCTGAGGAACGACGGCTGGCTCGTGAACAGGCACTTGAGTGGACTAGGGAAGTTCGCATGGAGAGTGACGAAGAGCGCGAGCGAAAGGtgaccaagaagaagaagcccAAAGCGGAAATCATCAGTGGCGATGAAGCTGAGCCCAAGGCACCAAAGAAACGACGTGGCAAGCTAAAGAAGGCCTCCAGTGATCACGATCACGAAGGTGACGTCGACCAGACAATGTTcagcgaagatgaagacataGAGAAGCCTGCTAAAAAG CGGATCGCCAAGAAACGTGTCGTTcgcgacgaggacgaggaggacgacGCGTCACGGCCTAAGAAGCAATT TAAAAGTAAAGCTATGATATCCGACTCAGATGACGAAATGTCATGA